A window from Pseudomonas moraviensis encodes these proteins:
- the ribBA gene encoding bifunctional 3,4-dihydroxy-2-butanone-4-phosphate synthase/GTP cyclohydrolase II, with product MAFNSIEEIIEDYRLGKMVLLVDDEDRENEGDLLLAADRCTPEAISFMAREARGLICLTLTDEHCQRLGLEQMVPANGSVFSTAFTVSIEAAVGVTTGISAADRACTVAAAVAPNARAEDLVQPGHIFPLRAKEGGVLTRAGHTEAGCDLARLAGFTPASVIVEVMNDDGTMARRPDLEQFARKHGIKIGTIADLIHYRLSTEHTIERIGERELPTVHGTFRLITFEDRIEGGVHMAMVMGDLRREEPTLVRVHVIDPLRDLVGAEYSGPTNWTLWAALQRVAAEGHGVVVVLANHESSQALLERVPQLTQPPRQFSRSQSRIYSEVGTGAQILQNLGVGKLRHLGPPLKYAGLTGYDLEVVESIPFTE from the coding sequence ATGGCCTTCAACAGCATCGAAGAAATCATCGAAGATTATCGCCTCGGCAAAATGGTCCTGCTGGTCGATGACGAAGACCGCGAGAACGAAGGCGACCTGCTGCTGGCTGCCGATCGCTGCACGCCGGAGGCAATCAGTTTCATGGCTCGCGAAGCGCGCGGGCTGATCTGCCTGACCCTCACCGACGAACATTGCCAGCGTCTGGGCCTGGAGCAAATGGTACCGGCCAACGGCAGCGTGTTCAGCACGGCGTTTACCGTGTCGATCGAAGCGGCGGTTGGCGTGACTACCGGCATCTCCGCGGCGGATCGTGCCTGCACCGTTGCCGCCGCCGTCGCGCCGAATGCCCGCGCCGAAGACCTGGTGCAGCCCGGTCACATCTTCCCGTTGCGCGCCAAGGAAGGTGGCGTGCTGACCCGCGCCGGGCATACCGAGGCCGGTTGCGATCTGGCGCGCCTCGCCGGTTTCACCCCGGCCTCGGTGATCGTCGAAGTCATGAACGACGACGGCACCATGGCCCGCCGCCCGGATCTGGAGCAGTTCGCACGCAAGCACGGGATCAAGATCGGCACCATCGCCGACCTGATCCACTACCGCCTGAGCACCGAGCACACCATCGAACGCATCGGCGAACGTGAGCTGCCGACGGTGCATGGCACGTTCCGTTTGATCACCTTCGAAGACCGCATCGAAGGCGGCGTGCACATGGCGATGGTCATGGGCGACTTGCGTCGCGAAGAGCCGACGCTGGTGCGCGTGCACGTGATCGATCCGCTGCGCGATCTGGTCGGTGCCGAGTACAGCGGGCCGACGAACTGGACGCTGTGGGCGGCGCTGCAACGGGTCGCGGCGGAAGGTCATGGGGTTGTGGTGGTGCTGGCCAACCACGAATCGTCGCAGGCGTTGCTGGAGCGCGTGCCGCAACTGACCCAGCCGCCGAGGCAGTTCAGCCGCTCGCAGTCGCGGATCTATTCCGAAGTCGGGACCGGGGCGCAGATTCTGCAGAATCTGGGGGTTGGCAAGCTGCGGCACCTCGGCCCACCGCTGAAGTATGCAGGGTTGACCGGGTATGACCTCGAGGTGGTTGAGAGCATCCCTTTCACCGAATAA
- a CDS encoding DUF1330 domain-containing protein — MKAYWIAHVDIADAEHYSQYTQRTPQAIAAFGGKFVARGGRSEALEGRQTPQRTVIIEFESYEQAVACYRSAAYQEAKSYREGWARAEIIIVEGVAPV; from the coding sequence ATGAAGGCGTACTGGATTGCACACGTGGATATAGCCGATGCCGAGCACTACAGCCAATACACCCAGCGTACCCCGCAGGCGATTGCTGCATTCGGCGGGAAGTTTGTCGCCAGAGGCGGGCGCAGCGAAGCGCTGGAAGGCCGGCAGACGCCGCAGCGCACGGTGATCATCGAGTTCGAGAGCTACGAGCAGGCCGTGGCGTGCTACCGCTCGGCGGCGTATCAGGAAGCGAAAAGTTACCGCGAGGGATGGGCGAGGGCGGAGATCATCATCGTCGAAGGCGTCGCCCCAGTTTAG
- a CDS encoding flavin reductase family protein, with amino-acid sequence MIEPGIYKDVMSSFPSGVTVVTTLDPDGGIVGITASAFSALSIDPALVLFCPNYASDTYPVLRDSKKFAIHLLSAEQTAEAYAFAGKGKEKAKGIEWHLSDLGNPILAKATAIIECELWREYDGGDHAIIVGAVKNLILPEQPVTPMIYHKGKLGALPTLT; translated from the coding sequence ATGATCGAACCCGGCATTTACAAAGACGTCATGAGCTCGTTTCCGTCCGGCGTCACGGTGGTCACCACCCTCGACCCGGACGGCGGCATCGTCGGCATTACCGCCAGCGCGTTCAGCGCGCTGTCGATCGACCCGGCGCTGGTGCTGTTCTGCCCCAACTACGCCTCCGACACTTACCCGGTGCTGCGCGACAGCAAGAAATTCGCTATCCACTTGCTCTCCGCCGAACAGACCGCCGAAGCCTACGCGTTCGCCGGCAAGGGCAAGGAAAAGGCCAAGGGCATCGAGTGGCATTTGAGCGATTTGGGTAACCCGATCCTGGCCAAGGCGACGGCAATCATCGAGTGCGAGTTGTGGCGTGAGTACGACGGTGGTGATCACGCAATCATCGTCGGCGCGGTGAAGAACCTGATCCTGCCCGAGCAACCGGTGACACCAATGATTTACCACAAGGGCAAGCTGGGTGCGTTGCCCACCCTGACCTGA
- a CDS encoding carboxymuconolactone decarboxylase family protein, which produces MSNEKYEKGLQIRTQVLGEAYVQRSIENADDFTRPLQEMVTEYCWGHVWGREGLSLKERSMINLAMISALNRPHELKLHVRGALRNGLSREQIREILLQVGIYCGVPAAVDSFRLAREAFAEADAEASS; this is translated from the coding sequence ATGAGTAACGAAAAGTACGAAAAAGGCCTGCAGATCCGTACGCAGGTATTGGGCGAAGCTTACGTGCAACGTTCAATAGAGAACGCCGATGACTTCACCCGTCCGCTGCAGGAAATGGTCACCGAATACTGCTGGGGCCATGTCTGGGGGCGCGAGGGTCTGTCGCTCAAGGAGCGCAGCATGATCAACCTGGCGATGATCTCGGCGCTCAACCGCCCGCACGAACTCAAGCTGCATGTGCGTGGCGCCTTGCGTAACGGCCTGAGTCGTGAGCAAATACGCGAAATTCTGCTTCAGGTCGGCATTTATTGCGGCGTTCCGGCGGCCGTGGACAGTTTCCGGCTGGCCCGTGAAGCCTTTGCCGAAGCCGACGCCGAGGCCTCCAGTTAA
- a CDS encoding NUDIX hydrolase — MFSPSFCPKCGGPDLGQQTPPGDTHERLMCRGCGYIHYVNPKIIAGCIIEQDGKYLLCQRAIPPRPGTWTLPAGFMESFETTEQAALREVWEESGVRAEIVSPYSIFSVPKISEVYIIFRAIALEITGQYGPETLDYKFFAPEDIPWEQIYYPAIRQILERYIEERQAGVYGIYMGNDDSGKIHFMR, encoded by the coding sequence ATGTTCAGCCCGAGCTTTTGCCCGAAATGCGGTGGCCCTGACCTCGGTCAGCAGACGCCGCCGGGCGATACGCACGAGCGCCTGATGTGCCGCGGCTGCGGCTATATCCACTACGTCAATCCGAAGATCATTGCCGGCTGCATCATTGAGCAGGACGGCAAATACCTCTTGTGCCAACGGGCGATCCCGCCGCGCCCGGGCACCTGGACCCTGCCCGCCGGTTTCATGGAAAGCTTTGAGACCACCGAGCAGGCGGCGCTGCGTGAAGTCTGGGAAGAAAGCGGCGTGCGCGCGGAAATCGTCTCGCCGTACTCGATTTTCAGCGTGCCGAAGATCAGCGAGGTGTACATCATCTTCCGCGCCATTGCCCTGGAGATCACCGGGCAGTACGGGCCGGAAACCCTGGATTACAAGTTCTTCGCCCCTGAAGACATTCCGTGGGAGCAGATCTACTACCCGGCGATCCGGCAGATTCTCGAGCGCTATATCGAAGAGCGCCAGGCCGGGGTGTACGGGATTTACATGGGCAATGATGACAGCGGCAAGATTCACTTCATGCGCTGA
- a CDS encoding ABC transporter substrate-binding protein — MVLNKAATAIFFAGLLSVTGQAAMAAESVNFVSWGGSTQDAQKQAWADPFSKASGITVVQDGPTDYGKLKAMVESGNVQWDVVDVEADFALRAAAEGLLEPLDFKVIQRDRIDPRFVSDHGVGSFFFSFVLGYNEGKLGANKPQDWSALFDTKTYPGKRALYKWPSPGVLELALLADGVAADKLYPLDLDRAFKKLDTIKKDIVWWGGGAQSQQLLASGEASMGQFWNGRVHALQEDGAPVGVSWKQNLVMADILVIPKGSKNKDAAMKFLANASSAKGQADFSNLTAYAPVNLDSVERLDSTLAPNLPTAYAKDQITLDFAYWAKNGPAIATRWNEWLVK, encoded by the coding sequence ATGGTGTTGAACAAAGCTGCAACCGCGATCTTTTTCGCGGGACTGCTCAGCGTTACCGGCCAGGCTGCAATGGCCGCCGAAAGCGTGAATTTTGTCAGTTGGGGCGGTAGCACCCAGGATGCGCAGAAACAGGCCTGGGCCGATCCGTTCAGCAAGGCCAGCGGCATCACCGTCGTGCAGGACGGGCCGACCGACTACGGCAAACTCAAGGCCATGGTCGAAAGCGGCAACGTGCAGTGGGACGTGGTCGATGTCGAAGCCGATTTCGCCCTGCGCGCCGCTGCCGAAGGCCTGCTCGAACCCCTCGATTTCAAAGTGATCCAGCGCGACAGGATCGACCCGCGCTTCGTCAGCGATCACGGCGTCGGTTCGTTCTTCTTCTCCTTCGTCCTCGGCTACAACGAGGGCAAGCTCGGCGCCAACAAGCCGCAGGACTGGAGCGCGCTGTTCGACACCAAGACCTACCCGGGCAAACGCGCCCTCTATAAATGGCCAAGCCCCGGCGTGCTCGAACTGGCGTTGCTGGCCGATGGCGTCGCGGCTGACAAGCTCTACCCGCTGGACCTGGATCGCGCTTTCAAGAAACTCGACACCATCAAGAAAGACATCGTCTGGTGGGGCGGCGGCGCGCAGTCGCAGCAGTTGCTGGCGTCCGGTGAAGCGAGCATGGGCCAGTTCTGGAACGGGCGCGTCCACGCCTTGCAGGAAGACGGCGCACCGGTCGGCGTGAGCTGGAAACAGAACCTGGTCATGGCCGACATTCTGGTCATCCCCAAAGGCTCGAAGAACAAGGACGCGGCGATGAAATTCCTCGCCAACGCCAGCAGCGCCAAGGGCCAGGCCGATTTCTCCAATCTGACCGCCTACGCCCCGGTCAACCTCGACAGTGTGGAGCGTCTGGATTCGACGCTGGCGCCCAACCTGCCGACGGCTTACGCCAAGGATCAGATCACCCTTGATTTCGCATACTGGGCCAAGAACGGTCCGGCTATCGCGACACGGTGGAACGAATGGCTGGTCAAATGA
- a CDS encoding GntR family transcriptional regulator encodes MKRQPLDDSFKVNRNPVTLREIVLDKLRSAIMNFQLMPGDRLVERDLCDRLGVSRTSVREALRHLESEGLVEFADAKGPRVAIITLADAVDIYELRCVLEGLIVQLFTLRAKAKDIKALEKALDDNRKALKDGELQQVIDSVQGFYDVLLEGSGNHVAATQLRQLQARISYLRATSVSQENRRGASNHEMEKMVEAIKSGDPLAAHQACVDHVRAAAAVALDYLKRKQEETGVAVKGTPAITLPIALKEPRIGQ; translated from the coding sequence ATGAAACGCCAGCCACTTGACGACAGCTTCAAGGTCAATCGCAACCCCGTTACCCTGCGCGAAATCGTGCTGGACAAACTGCGTAGCGCGATCATGAATTTCCAGCTCATGCCAGGTGATCGCCTGGTCGAACGCGACCTGTGTGATCGCCTCGGTGTCAGCCGCACTTCGGTGCGCGAAGCCCTGCGTCACCTTGAATCCGAAGGCCTGGTGGAATTCGCCGACGCCAAAGGCCCGCGTGTGGCGATCATCACCCTCGCCGATGCCGTCGATATCTACGAATTGCGTTGCGTACTCGAAGGTCTGATCGTGCAGTTGTTCACCCTGCGCGCCAAAGCCAAGGACATCAAGGCCCTGGAAAAGGCCCTCGATGACAACCGCAAGGCGTTGAAGGACGGCGAGTTGCAACAGGTGATCGACTCGGTGCAGGGCTTCTACGACGTGCTGCTGGAAGGCTCGGGCAACCATGTCGCTGCCACCCAGTTGCGCCAGTTGCAGGCGCGCATCAGCTACCTGCGCGCGACCTCGGTGTCCCAGGAAAACCGCCGCGGCGCGAGTAACCACGAGATGGAAAAAATGGTCGAGGCGATCAAGAGCGGTGATCCGCTGGCGGCGCATCAGGCCTGTGTCGATCACGTCCGCGCGGCCGCTGCCGTGGCCCTCGATTACCTCAAGCGCAAGCAGGAAGAAACCGGCGTCGCCGTCAAGGGCACCCCGGCGATCACCCTGCCGATCGCACTGAAAGAACCGCGCATAGGTCAATGA